The window AAGAGGCGGTGGCAAATTGGCAGTATTTGGTTGAAGAGGATGTGCATTCAAGGGTAGCGCATTTGCATCTGTAGTTATAACAGGGCTCTTCACAGTGGGCTGCATGGGGGAGGGTTTCTTCCTCTTCAATGACGACTTCACCTTTTGCTCCAGCTCTGCCATGCTGCTTATGTGTAGAGTCACTTTAGACCCTTTGAGGAATTTCTCAGAGTACTGCATTGCAAGCTGGGCATCTCTGTAAATGGTGAAGGCAATAAAGGCCTCGCTGAGACTTCCTCCTACTATGTACACGCCACCGTCAGGGATGTGAAGGCCTGCAAAGAAGGTCCGTATATCTTCAGTACCTGCCTTCACATCGAGGCCTTCCAAGCGCAGTATTATGGTCATTTCTCCACACCAGGCGACGTGGTGGCTGAAAAGTAAAATCGAAAATGGCGATAAATGCAAAAGTAACTGGTTGTGGAGGCGGCACCATGAGGCATCAAGCGCAAAAGAATACACGTGTGGCAAACCGCAGCACAGGAAGCGAACGAAAATCGACTAACTTCTAAACCTTTTACTTTCTCTGTGCAACATGCACCAATACTCACCACAGGCACGTGCAATGGATGTTTTTGCGCGCGCTAATGTTGACGTAAAAGGCTCTACATTCTGAAAGCGAAATTCTGTTTTAAACTCGCTTCATATCCTAAACAGCGTAATGTGCGCGCTCTCTATCCAAACTTGGGTTCCTCTCTCTATTAGCTCTTATTCGTTTACCGTGTGAATAATGTGTTTGGCGCACATTACCGCCACCTACCGGCCTGGAGTGTGAGCTACAAGCATGATAAgctcttaaaataaattccGTTTCTTGATAAGTGGAAAATTATATTTAATGAGGATCCATGCAATGGTCCGCACTGCATTAGTAGGCCACATGAACTTAATTATTTAGTATGTGAAAGCAACTatattattttcacattttagcAAGCTCCTTCTTGTCCTAATTTATTAAAAACCACCAACTCCATCACACACATTTCCAGTTTGGGAAAAATGAAATTTCCTTTTGTTTAGTCCTGGTGATAAGCCCCTACACAGGACTATTAAATAAACCGTGGTTTGACTCTCACCCCACCTTTTGGTTCCCCCTGACATCTACTCTGCTTCCTCTGACGACTGCATACTGCATGAGAGGCCTTCATGAAATAATACGAAAATATTGTTTGAAAGATACCAGGACTGCTACAGCTTCTTTCTTACACACGCAAAATTCAACCGGTGTTCTAATGAGTCTCTAAATGTCATCTACTATATTTCTTTCAGATGATGAATAATTACGTGATCGGAATACTTAcatggttctctctctctctctctctctctgcctcgaGGATGGCCCTATCATACAACTTTCAATCAAAAGGAAGTGAAAAAGACTGCCGTTTCCTGCCAGAAGTTGACACCCCCATCCTGTATAGAAACAGATTGatccagaaaaaaataaacatttttccacTTATTAACCAGACATATCTACTGAAACCCTCAGAAGGTGATTTTACACAAATGACTAATTTCCcaataaatatgattttttaGAACTAATTTAAAACTCTCAAATATCTCTTTCCCTTGTTTcaaatttttattttgcatactTTAAGTTAAAATAATATTGGCCAACAGCGGAGCTTTAGTTGGTCGTGACGTCATCGCGCTTGATGAATGGAATTGTGGGTAAAAAAGGTAGACCGTTGTTTACCATGGCGACCAGGACGCTTGTGGCTGTTGCTAACAGATACAAAGTGCCTCTAACAATATTTCTGTTAATATACCTGGATTTACTTAATTGCCAGCAGTACGCAATTCCATTTAAATCTCCTTCAGATTGTACGGATGAAGAATTTTTCGATATCTCGAGTCTTTCGTGTGTGAGGTGCGGTCCAAATCAGCGACGGAGTACAACAGGTCTGGTACCATCTCCGCCGCGCATCACAATAACCAACGTTAGCTGATAAACTGACGATGATACGACATCAAAACGTGTGGTCAGTCTTAATGCGTTTTAACAGTGAGTTTGACCACCTCACTGTCCCGCACAACGAGACACAAAGCGCCCAATGCGCTGGATAGTCGTTAGCTAAGTCCGGATCGCTAGTTAGCGTCAGCTAACTAAGATGTTTAAAATCAGTTCACAACCACTGTTAACTTAACTGAAAGAgatcatttacaaaaaacactctCTGCAGTAATAAAGAGTAAAATCAATAGCTGCTCCCAAAGACAGATATGGGAAATTAGTAGCTAATATTTAAACTAATATTGTACTGTTGCCATATATATTGTAAATCATTTTGTCctaattaatgtttgtttatctATCATATGAAAACCTCATACGAACAGTCAAACAGATATTTAAACTAATTAACTGGGTTCTACCAACCCAACCCCaatattttagtatttattaTTGAGTAATTCATTTTATAATGCAAGAAAATAGCTACATTTTCACATCTTCTTAAGTAATATAATTTCATTGTTTCTTTagtccttttttcatttcaaaaagacaaatgaagtTATAACGTTTGCAGCAAAATCCGAAACCAGGATGTCAATAAGTACTTGATAGATTCATTGGTTATGCATTATTACGGAAAATATATCCAAAAGTTAAGTTAGGTATCAACTTTGCGAAATTTCAGCAACTTCGTAATGGATAACATGATACTTTCATGAATTGACCTTTAACATATCTAAGCGATTCTTGAATGGCAACATCCATCCCTCTTAGAGTATAAACAGCAATAGTCAGTTTTATTACCACAAATTCTTCCCCTCAGCTGCAAAGGAAAATATACTAAACTAAAAGTAATAAGAAGagcattttaaatgacaaaaacgtATATACTAGGGATTAGTATTGgacattgaatacatttttttcgaCTCAAAACACCTTTCAACAACCCTTTAACCTCAGTCTATACGCGTAACGCGCTACTTCTGCAGCAGCAGTGCCCTTCCTTTCTCAAGCAACATAAATAACTTCTCAAAGTCCGGTGTGCAGTATATTTATTCAAAgtaacaatttatttaattaatactGTTAAGATGAAACACTTAGCTTATTAGCTGAAGAAGCAGCGAGGGCCGGAATGACCTAAATGTGGACTCAAAGACAAGTCGAAGCAATCAATGTACTTCTATTGACAAAGTGTATAGGCTGGGAGTTATTAGCAGACAGGGTTACATGTCAAGTAAACAAAACTCCATGTAACAACAAAGATAAGAATACACAGGGAAAGGAGGGAGTTAACTAGGGCCAACAAGCTTGAAGTGGAACTAATGAATGCGGGGCAGACAGGCAATCTACGCATGCCATTACCTACAGTGCCATACTATTTGCTAATAAAGTTGCAATGCATCGAATGTAAAATGCAATATGCCAGTTTCATACAGTTGTACTTTACATTATGAAAGCCAACATGCGCTTCtggattttctgtttttacagaCCGCTTATACAGAAGCGAGAAATTAACAAAGGTTGGAAGTAAAGTTAGATTCAATGATTGATTAGGAGAAAACTTTTAAACTTACAGGAGGATGTAACTAATATCTCTACACTTAACACTGGTCATCCTTTTAACTTTTCACTGGCTTTTCTGCAGGACTAAGCTGCATTTGCAAGACTGGGTACCAAACTCTCACCTCTGACAAGGCATCCATTACCTGTCAAAAATGTCCCGCTGATAGACCTGTACGTGCAATTCAACTTTACTGTCATTCTCTGCCGTTTCTTGCAAATTATACTATTATACTGCATCTCCAATTCCATACACAGCTTCTCATGCCGTTTGTAGCAAGGATTTGACAAGTTGTCTCTCATTACAGGCTGTAACTAAAGATGGGTTTGGGTGTATTGGCTGTCCAACCCGTGTCAATGATGAGGGGAAGTGCCAGTGTCCAGCCAGCAATGTCCTGGGTGGGTCACCAATTAAATGACCCATTTCTGAATTGTTTCTTAACCTCTGAACAGTATTTAATGTTGGATTTGCTTGCTAATAATTTAATGCAAGGCAATAGCATAATCTATCATTCATTTGATGTATAAATGGCTGTACATTATGTAATATTGTCTGTTTTTCAGTGGAGAGAGATGTCAATGGAAACCTTTTTGATGTGGCCAGGTGTGAAATGTGTAATGAAAACTCCCCTAGTTTGTCTGTACCAAACATCAGTGGAGATAGGTATGTATCGAAAATATTAAAACACTGATAAATTCAGATTAACACTTGATTGGTTGACCATGGCATCTGCGGTCGTAAACCTTGAAAAACCCTGCCGAAGTTTTagttcaaaatatatattcaaaaaagactgaaaaatcCCATTTAGGGTTTTATTAATTCAAGCCAAAGGTTTATGTTATCTTGTCTCAGTTTATGTTGAGACATACCCAAACACTTACAGGCAAATAGAGAGTCTCGTATAGTCATTACAAGCTAACAATAACCAATTTGTTTTACCTACTCGACCAAATTTTCTGACAGGGGTTCCCTGTTTACTCTGCTTTCAATAATACATGTTAATGTACAAAGTGCTGTCAGAGTATATATACAGTCTCCAAAATTGTCTTTCAGGTGTGAGAGATGTCAGGCTTCCTTCGTTAACACCTCCTGTGTGTGTAGCTCTCCTAATGTCCTGGTGAGTTCTGCTGAACGCCGTACCCTCCTCCCTACGCACCATTCAATTCCAGACAATGAGAATACGTTTATGGATGTGTCTTTCCAGGCAGGAGGATTATGCCTTCCTCCAAGCAGCCTCTCCACCAATGTGAACCCAAGTGTCAACTATGCTCAGTTGGTGcgtctatttttcttttatcgCTCTGTCGCTCTAccttttgtttgctttgatgTTTTCTGACTTGTATTTTCTGCTCTCTTGTCCCTGCAGAAGATCAGTTTCCAGTCTGCCTGGTTTTTCAAAAACCTCTACTCCTCGTCGGCAGCCTGCCTTGTAATTATATCTCCTATCTCCTATTCCACGTTTcttgttaaaaaataactttttgttGATTTAACATCACAGTAAGCCATTTCTGTGCCTCAAGATGATTTTATTAGCTTTGTGGTGGTTTTATTATCATAGTTGTGGTATCTGCGTTTATGACAAATCCTTACACATAATCATCAAAATATGAATCCTAAATGATAGAAAAAATCCATCAAATAAATATGCTCATGTAATTTAAGTatgcaaaatgtgttttcttcttgttcAAAATAGCTTAGATTTTTTTATTAGCTTATTGATTGTTGCTCAGAAAgacagttttattttattttgtgtgtgtttcagctacTGTGTATAAACAACTTGTGTGGTTACAGGTCTTCTCCAACCTGACAGCATGTCAGGCTCTCGGGAACATGTGTGTGATGAACATGCACTCCATCAGTGGCGTCTCCACCGACGCCTGCGGTCTCTTTAACACCATCTTCAGATCTAGAGCTGCTTTCAGCTCAACCCAAGATATTTCCTACTGGTAATCAATGCTATCATGGCATATATGTATTTTCTGTGGGAATAAAACCCTGCTAGTTACAGTTGTACTTTTAGGACAGAAAATTATGAAGGTAATTAGCAAGTTGTCACTCCCCTAAACTGTAGTTGGGTTACTTTGTCTCCAGGAGAGTTAATCTTCCATGGCTTTACTATGGGGACGAACCTGGGCTGGCCAGTCGAGTGCTTCAGAACGATCCTGTTCCCATTAAGTTTAGTTTCAGAGGAAGAAACAAGGTAAGTGGTAGTCTCCAGTTATCACAAAAAAAGATTGTTTCATGAGTGTACAAAATGTGCAGCAACTTCAAATTTTACAGAAGCATTTGTATTATTGGAATTTAACTAATGCTGTTTGTCTGACAGAACACTGACATTAAATTACTTGCTGCTGTCTATAATATTGGAGGAGAGTTCCTCAGATGGGAAAAAGTAGGAGGTGATAATCTTCAGGTAAGATGTCCAATGACGGAACACAACATAAacctttttattaaatgttaaaatgcCTCCACTCTTGAGCATCTTAACACAAAGTATTCAATTGCTATAAATTGATTTTCATGTGGTTGAAGTATTAAAAATACACCACCTCTCTTCTGCTATTTTAGCTTTGTCCCGAAACCACCGCCAAACGAGCAGCCGCCTTCACTTTTGGAACCGCTTACCAAGAAAGTGTGAGTGTTTCTTCTGTCATTTCACTCAGGCATTGTCGACAAACTCTTTTGCAATGCCAAGTTGTAATATAAACTcttatgctgtgtgtgtgtgtgtgtgtgtgtagtgtgatcTCTCCATAGCAGAGCTGTTGGGTTCTCATCCCGAGCCATTGTTCTATGATGTGTTTATGGATCTTGGTGGAGGAGATAACAGAAAACTTCTCTCCCTGCCTACACTTGTCTATAACCAGCAATACAACGGGCGGTTCATCAACCAAGGTAAAATTTCCAttcttgtgtgtttgcgtgtgtgtgtgtgtgtgcgtgttttcatattttctttaataCAAACTTTGTACAGAGAGCATGAAAAACTGGTACCTTTCTCGGCGTATGTTTGCTGTCGACACACTGAGCGGAAGAGAGAAGAGCATAAGTTCATTGCCCAAAGTCATCCGTGTAGCGAGTAGTGTCAAAATAAGGTGAGTTTCGGCTGTGCACACCACAATGGTAGAAAAAGAGGGAACAAAAGTTGTAACTGCCTTCAGACACGGtgatgtttttaatcaaatatgCGCTTGGTAGGTTCCAGCTGGTTCCACGTACCCAAGAAGGACAGGTTTATCCTCCTCTAATGACTGTGACGTACACAGACGTTGCCATCACGGATATCAATACACAAACTGTGTCTGTGAGTtggcgcgcacgcacacgcacgcacgtttTCCATCTCAAAAAGTAAGACTGACGTTTTTCTTTAAGACTTTCgttaaagagaaaaatgtcTTGTCTTTGTTTATATCTAACAAGCGGTTGGTTTGTTAATGCGTTGAATTAATGTATCTGTTTCCAGACCACGTTTGCCGTGGAGTATGAGATGGATCAGAATGAGGCTCGCATAAAAACAGATGTGAGTAGCACTACAAATGAAACCTTTAAAGTTAAATTACTTTGTTCCTGTGAGCGACTGATGCTCATCATGGTTCCCAGTGATACAGTGTCAGCCGGGCCTCTCATATGTTTGTGTTCACAGACCGCTCTCGGGGTGCTTGGCGGATTGGCCCTCATGTACTCTCTGCTGAAGACTGtcagctggaagaggaggattGCCTCCCCCCTCATTGACGTGGAGGTATTTAATCTCTCACACGTCATGGATTCAATGCTTATATCGGTGTAAAGTTTGACGGTAATCCAATTTTtggaaaaactgaaaatgatgTTCCACCTTAGTTCGATAGAGAGTGTGTGCTTGGTATTCTGGGTCATCGGATAACCAAGATGTTTGTGCGTCGATGTTTATAATCTCGTGGTGCCAAAGATGATCGTCTACATCCGAGGTCGACAACCAGCACTTGGGTTTTGCCCAGAGTCCCCCCAGTTTTAACACACTCTATCTTACAACTATGTATTCCTGCTCTGAAGAAGACTTGatgcatgatttgtgtgtgtgtcatctctgtctcctgtttgcaaacattaaatatcgTGTTTTGATGAGTTAACACTGGTGTCGAGTGAGAagtctttctctccttctctgcctCAGACTATGCTgaagtttttgttgttttatgccGGAGATCTGGCCAATGTTTTCTTCGCCGTCACTGTGGGAACCGGACTTTACTGGCTTATCTTTTACAAGGTCAGTCTGATTTCTTTGGGACTATATGTAATATTTCAATCAGTACCTCCTGTCcgtaactttttctttttgagcccttttctatttaaacttgatttattttccaaacacaaatggtgtttttcttttctcggaCTTctaactctttttttcctctttgcgcTCTTAAGACTTTAAAGGCAAGTAGCTCTCCTCCTTTACGTTCTTCTCccgcacattttttttcaatgcataCAATTGGTTGTCATATAAATGGCTGCTTTCTGTGATTAATTTGTGTATGCATCTGTTTAGGCTCAACAGTTTGTATCTGTGCTGTTACCACTGCCTGCACAGGAGGAGCAGTTTGTGACGTACATTGGTTGTGCCTTTGCTCTCAAGGTTAGACCCACAGATTTAAAAATGAGcagtattgttttttaaacctaTGGTGCTTCtattagaaatattaaaatggCATTGTATGTGTTTTTCTTATCCAGGCTGTCCAGTTTCTGCACAAGTTGATCCTTCAGGTGTCAATTGATGTATTCTTTATAGACTGGGAGAGGCCACGAAGCAAAACCAGCAGAACTGTGCAAGGTATAAATATAACTACCTGGAGCAGATGTTTTGCAGtcttaaaagaagaaacaattCAGTTTTTTTGTATCCTATATTCATCGCATTCGCTGCTGTTTCAGCTGCTGGGGAGTTGAATCGTGACCCCTCTTCTGTCAGCATCTGGAGAACCTACTTTGTGGCCAATGAATGGAACGAGCTCCAGACCATCCGCAAGATCAGCCCAACTTTTCAGACCATggctgtcctcttttttttcgaAGTACATCctagaacaacacacacactgctttcgTTATGTCCCTTCTCCTCATTGATGACACATCGCCTGTTTTGTTCAGGTGTTGGGATTCTCTAACTTGGCCTTGAGGGACCCCATGCCTGCTTTACAGCGCTCCCCAGAGGCATATACGCCCTCATACAGCCTGATGCTGCGCTACGGTCTAGCCGCCACGCTATGGCTCGGCATTGGGCTTTTGCAGGTATCAGCCATTCTCATTGCATCCTTTGGTCACGACCACTTTAATCTCTCacctcttcctgtctttgttaAGAAATTAGATGAATACAGATACAAATGTGGAAAGCTAATTTAAAAGATTATCCCATGTCGCTACAGGTGATTTTCTTCACTGTGTTTTATGAGCACTTTGT is drawn from Pungitius pungitius chromosome 11, fPunPun2.1, whole genome shotgun sequence and contains these coding sequences:
- the tmem67 gene encoding meckelin, which gives rise to MNGIVGKKGRPLFTMATRTLVAVANRYKVPLTIFLLIYLDLLNCQQYAIPFKSPSDCTDEEFFDISSLSCVRCGPNQRRSTTGLSCICKTGYQTLTSDKASITCQKCPADRPAVTKDGFGCIGCPTRVNDEGKCQCPASNVLVERDVNGNLFDVARCEMCNENSPSLSVPNISGDRCERCQASFVNTSCVCSSPNVLAGGLCLPPSSLSTNVNPSVNYAQLKISFQSAWFFKNLYSSSAACLVFSNLTACQALGNMCVMNMHSISGVSTDACGLFNTIFRSRAAFSSTQDISYWRVNLPWLYYGDEPGLASRVLQNDPVPIKFSFRGRNKNTDIKLLAAVYNIGGEFLRWEKVGGDNLQLCPETTAKRAAAFTFGTAYQESCDLSIAELLGSHPEPLFYDVFMDLGGGDNRKLLSLPTLVYNQQYNGRFINQESMKNWYLSRRMFAVDTLSGREKSISSLPKVIRVASSVKIRFQLVPRTQEGQVYPPLMTVTYTDVAITDINTQTVSTTFAVEYEMDQNEARIKTDTALGVLGGLALMYSLLKTVSWKRRIASPLIDVETMLKFLLFYAGDLANVFFAVTVGTGLYWLIFYKAQQFVSVLLPLPAQEEQFVTYIGCAFALKAVQFLHKLILQVSIDVFFIDWERPRSKTSRTVQAAGELNRDPSSVSIWRTYFVANEWNELQTIRKISPTFQTMAVLFFFEVLGFSNLALRDPMPALQRSPEAYTPSYSLMLRYGLAATLWLGIGLLQVIFFTVFYEHFVEDKIRQFVDLCSISNVSVLLLSHRCFGYYIHGRSVHGHADTNMEEMNNNLNREAESLCGQRGLLPNTEVQTFQVSLNNRLRLHYDRIREQIGRRNGRSRLIDANSANQFEQRARGYQTMNHFLGSIIDHAHHEMDYIVKDKLMFERIIGMEFLEPSEKSIFYNDEAHSFSDVLFYGNEATLLIFDTLFFCVVDLGSQSFVLAAVLTCVQQMIFRLIRNTLGRKNLVSKTLVDERFLI